In the Syngnathus scovelli strain Florida chromosome 8, RoL_Ssco_1.2, whole genome shotgun sequence genome, one interval contains:
- the arl5a gene encoding ADP-ribosylation factor-like protein 5A, with the protein MGILFTKLWRLFNHQEHKVIIVGLDNAGKTTILYQFSMNEVVHTSPTIGSNVEEIVVNNTHFLMWDIGGQESLRSSWNTYYTNTEFVIVVVDSTDRERISVTKEELYRMLAHEDLRKAGLLVFANKQDVKGCMSVADISHSLQLTAVKDHQWHIQACCALTGEGLCQGLEWMMSRLRVR; encoded by the exons ATGGGAATACTTTTCACCAAGTTATGGAGGCTTTTTAACCACCAAG AGCACAAAGTCATCATTGTCGGTCTGGACAACGCTGGCAAGACCACCATTCTTTATCAGTT ctCCATGAATGAGGTAGTGCACACGTCCCCCACCATCGGTAGCAACGTGGAGGAGATCGTCGTGAACAACACGCACTTCCTCATGTGGGACATCGGCGGGCAGGAGTCATTGAGATCATCGTGGAATACCTACTACACAAACACAGAG TTTGTGATCGTGGTGGTGGACAGCACCGACAGGGAAAGAATCTCAGTGACCAAAGAGGAGCTCTACAGGATGCTAGCACATGAG GACCTGAGGAAAGCGGGCCTCCTGGTGTTCGCCAACAAGCAGGACGTGAAAGGCTGCATGTCGGTGGCCGACATCTCGCACAGCCTGCAGCTCACCGCGGTTAAAGACCACCAGTGGCACATCCAAGCCTGCTGCGCCCTCACCGGAGAAGG CTTGTGTCAGGGTCTGGAGTGGATGATGTCACGCCTACGTGTCAGATGA